Genomic DNA from Kiloniellales bacterium:
CCGCCAGGTGCCCTTCGGCGTGCGCAGCTTGATGCCCTTCAGATCCTCGGGCTTGGCGATCGGCCGCAGGTTGTTGGTAACGTGGCGGAAGCCGTTCTCCCAGACCGCGATGATCTTGTAGCCCCGGGCCTCGGCGGCCGGCGCCAGACGCTTCCAGAAGATCTCCTTCTCGATCTTCGCCATGTGCGCCCGGTCCTTGACCAGGTAGGGCATCTCGAAGAGGCCGAACTCGTCGGCCACGGTCGACATCACGGTCGACGGCAGGGCGAAGTTGACCGTACCGAGCTTGAGCTTCTGCAGCAGCTCCTTGTCCTTGCCGAGCTGGCTGGAGCCGAAGACGGTGACCTTGGCCTTGTCGCCGAGCTTGGCGTTGGCCTGCTTGGCGAACTCCTCGGCCGAGATGGCGAAGAGCGAACCCGGCGCGCCGACGTGGCCGAACTTGAGCTCGAGCTCCTGGGCCGAAGCCCCGGTGACGGCGAGCCCCCAGGCCGCCAGCAGCAGTGACAGTGCGATCCTTTTCATTTTTTGCCTCCCTAGGCGGATTTGCTTTTCTTGTTCTTGCTTGTCGAGAAAACGGTGAATGGGTCCAGGGTCCCGAGGTTTGAGACCCTGCGTCCCGGGTCCTAACCCGTCTTGGCGAAGGATACGTCGGAACGCTGGGCTTCACTCAGGAAATCGAGCGCCGCCTGCACGCCGCCCTTCTGGAAGGGGATTCCGGAGAGCGCCAGCGCCATTTCGACACCGGCCAGGGTCCCGGCCAGCATCAGGTCGTTGAAGTCGCCCAGATGCCCGATCCTGAAGACCCGGCCGGCGAGC
This window encodes:
- a CDS encoding TRAP transporter substrate-binding protein; its protein translation is MKRIALSLLLAAWGLAVTGASAQELELKFGHVGAPGSLFAISAEEFAKQANAKLGDKAKVTVFGSSQLGKDKELLQKLKLGTVNFALPSTVMSTVADEFGLFEMPYLVKDRAHMAKIEKEIFWKRLAPAAEARGYKIIAVWENGFRHVTNNLRPIAKPEDLKGIKLRTPKGTWRVKMFQAYGANPTPMSFSEVFTALQTGVIDGQENPFAQIYSAKFQEVQKYLSLTGHVYTPAYVTVGSKAWDKLPEDVRKTLEETAKETQAFVYDTAARLEKDLLEKLRGGGIKVNEADKAAFIAASQDIYAEYAESVPGGQQLVDTAIGLGK